The genomic interval ATATTCATCAGAATGGATACTGCAAGACGGAGCAGCGACCTGTCGTTGGGAAGCGCTCCGATCTTGCGTGTTCTCCTCTTCAGTTCCAGGTTTATACGCTCAAGCATGTTCGATGTCCTGAGCTTTTTCCATTGCTGC from Candidatus Sysuiplasma acidicola carries:
- a CDS encoding transposase, whose protein sequence is QQWKKLRTSNMLERINLELKRRTRKIGALPNDRSLLRLAVSILMNIDEEWQTGRRYINMEAMS